A genomic segment from uncultured Desulfuromonas sp. encodes:
- a CDS encoding efflux RND transporter periplasmic adaptor subunit, which produces MRYFVSLLIVIITVLPVCAEQQQQAALVKTKQLAATTAAPTKTFIGTLYFDRISQLSSEVNGRIDKVLFREGDIVKKGQPLVELNTDFIRKEIDRITAMIDLTQAQLDHAQKDLKRYEELLQKQATSATAYDQLFYSVAEIKAQKAAYEAELASAQLQLKKSIIPAPFAARILDKNVDVGNWITSGSAITRLGALSDIYLQVPVTEKLLPFSHEGEEIAVKMTATGEQLTGTHKGFRPAADAQTKNLFVRIKLDNFAHPFENMSAEVTLPIGDKSEQLLVPRDALVTFNGQQFFYSIKEGKAALIPVQVVGFSGDKASIQSPYAQTGMPVVVEGNERLRPDQPVTVVEE; this is translated from the coding sequence ATGCGTTACTTTGTTTCACTCCTGATCGTCATCATCACCGTTCTCCCTGTTTGCGCTGAGCAGCAACAGCAGGCCGCTCTGGTAAAAACCAAGCAGCTTGCCGCAACAACAGCAGCGCCAACCAAGACGTTTATCGGCACGTTGTACTTTGACCGCATCAGTCAACTCTCGAGCGAGGTCAACGGACGCATTGACAAGGTCCTGTTTCGCGAAGGGGATATTGTCAAAAAAGGTCAGCCTCTGGTGGAACTCAATACAGACTTCATCCGCAAAGAAATAGACCGCATCACTGCCATGATTGATTTGACACAGGCCCAGCTCGACCATGCGCAAAAAGACCTTAAGCGTTACGAGGAATTGCTGCAAAAGCAGGCGACCAGTGCCACGGCCTACGATCAGCTGTTTTACTCTGTGGCTGAGATCAAAGCCCAGAAAGCTGCTTACGAGGCAGAACTGGCTTCCGCGCAACTGCAGTTAAAAAAGAGTATCATTCCGGCGCCATTTGCCGCCCGCATTCTGGACAAGAATGTTGATGTCGGCAACTGGATCACCTCGGGGAGTGCCATTACCCGCCTCGGAGCGTTGAGCGATATCTATCTGCAGGTCCCGGTCACTGAAAAGCTGCTGCCTTTCAGTCATGAAGGCGAGGAGATTGCCGTAAAAATGACGGCAACAGGTGAACAGCTTACCGGCACCCATAAAGGATTTCGCCCGGCAGCTGACGCTCAGACCAAGAACCTGTTTGTCCGTATCAAACTCGATAATTTTGCCCATCCGTTTGAAAACATGTCGGCGGAAGTCACCCTGCCCATTGGCGACAAATCAGAACAACTTTTAGTCCCACGTGATGCCCTGGTGACCTTCAACGGCCAGCAGTTTTTCTACTCCATCAAAGAGGGTAAGGCCGCACTGATCCCGGTTCAAGTCGTTGGGTTCAGCGGAGACAAGGCTTCGATTCAAAGTCCCTATGCCCAGACAGGCATGCCGGTCGTGGTGGAGGGCAATGAGCGTTTGCGCCCGGACCAACCGGTCACCGTCGTTGAGGAGTAA
- a CDS encoding TetR/AcrR family transcriptional regulator, translating to MKCKKDKIIDAAIDLFSEQGFAETSTAEIAARSNVAQGTLFYHFKSKEGILHEVMRQLLEETTENYRDIAATRNTGIQCIETLLRTDMAIVQQHAKKVKTLIRDMSTKVHEPGELCHDLIHDFVSYKISLLCQFLRQGIEDGSIRDVPIEETAWFLDAAFYGIMHIRLLKNIPLPPLDENAVQLCLAALSPFSTAQSS from the coding sequence ATGAAGTGCAAAAAAGACAAAATTATCGATGCCGCCATCGACCTGTTTTCCGAACAGGGCTTTGCCGAGACCTCAACAGCCGAGATTGCCGCTCGCTCCAACGTCGCTCAAGGCACATTGTTTTACCACTTTAAAAGCAAAGAGGGCATTCTTCACGAAGTGATGCGCCAATTGCTTGAAGAGACCACGGAAAACTACCGCGACATTGCTGCCACCCGAAATACAGGCATTCAATGCATCGAAACGTTACTGCGCACGGATATGGCGATTGTTCAACAACATGCCAAAAAAGTAAAAACACTGATCCGCGACATGTCAACCAAGGTTCATGAACCGGGAGAACTCTGCCACGACCTGATCCATGATTTTGTCAGCTATAAGATCAGCCTGTTGTGCCAATTTCTTCGTCAGGGCATTGAAGACGGCAGTATCCGTGACGTCCCCATTGAAGAAACAGCCTGGTTTCTCGATGCCGCTTTTTACGGCATCATGCATATCCGGCTGTTAAAAAATATTCCGCTTCCCCCGCTGGATGAAAATGCGGTTCAATTGTGCCTTGCCGCACTTTCCCCTTTTTCAACGGCTCAATCATCATGA
- a CDS encoding MATE family efflux transporter, translating to MLFAPRRFRLFNAELLTLTRLSVPLILAQLAQSSMGFVDTMMAGRVSPDDLAAVAIGSSIWFPVLLFLLGILSALTPMVSQYHGAGGHKEIDTLIPQGLYLGFILGLAAALLLRHVEPVLSLFQIDHTLTPLVSQYLAGVSWGFPGIGACFALRYCSEGLSLTRPGMVVSFFGLGINIVADYLLVFGGLGLPALGGVGCGPATALTMWSMCFGMIVIFWRHGELRRYGIMPWKKPFQKDIQKRLITLGLPIGSGLFIECSVFAIIAILLARFGAQSVAAHQIALNFASMLFMIPLSIATAISVRIGFTIGRQRPEHTRRAARVGIATTLGLALISATIIALFPDSCVAIYTSDEHLRDAAAALVIYAAIFQIPDATQVSCAGALRGFKDTRVPMFLQIFAYWGIALPIGGYLGLILNWGARGFWIGLICGLSSAAVLLLWRLRVMLRRTSAANESR from the coding sequence ATGCTGTTTGCACCACGTCGATTTCGCCTGTTCAATGCTGAACTGCTTACTCTGACCCGATTAAGCGTGCCGCTGATTCTGGCACAGCTTGCTCAGTCGAGCATGGGGTTTGTCGACACCATGATGGCGGGGCGTGTCAGCCCCGATGATCTGGCAGCCGTTGCCATTGGCTCAAGCATCTGGTTTCCGGTCCTGCTGTTTCTACTTGGCATCCTCAGTGCCCTGACACCGATGGTTTCGCAGTATCACGGTGCCGGCGGCCACAAAGAGATCGACACCCTGATCCCCCAAGGTCTTTACCTCGGTTTTATCCTCGGCCTTGCTGCGGCGCTGTTATTACGCCATGTGGAACCGGTTCTCAGTCTGTTTCAGATCGACCACACCCTGACACCTCTGGTGTCTCAATATCTTGCCGGTGTGTCCTGGGGGTTTCCCGGCATTGGCGCCTGCTTTGCTCTGCGCTATTGCAGTGAGGGACTCTCATTGACCCGCCCCGGCATGGTGGTCAGCTTTTTTGGTCTTGGGATCAATATTGTCGCAGATTATCTTCTGGTATTTGGAGGCCTGGGCCTTCCAGCCCTCGGTGGTGTGGGTTGCGGCCCGGCAACAGCGCTGACGATGTGGAGTATGTGCTTCGGTATGATCGTCATTTTCTGGCGCCATGGTGAATTACGCCGTTATGGGATCATGCCGTGGAAGAAACCGTTCCAAAAGGACATTCAAAAACGGCTGATCACCCTGGGTCTGCCTATCGGCAGCGGACTGTTCATCGAGTGCAGTGTCTTTGCCATTATTGCCATTTTGCTCGCCCGCTTCGGTGCCCAGAGTGTAGCTGCGCATCAGATCGCCCTCAACTTTGCCTCCATGCTCTTTATGATTCCTTTGAGCATCGCCACGGCCATTTCCGTCCGCATCGGCTTCACCATTGGCCGTCAACGCCCGGAGCACACCCGCAGGGCAGCGCGCGTCGGTATCGCCACCACCCTTGGGCTGGCATTGATCAGCGCCACCATCATTGCCCTGTTTCCCGACAGTTGTGTCGCGATCTACACCAGTGATGAGCACCTGCGTGACGCTGCCGCAGCGCTGGTGATTTATGCCGCTATTTTTCAGATCCCCGACGCGACTCAGGTCAGTTGCGCCGGCGCACTACGGGGATTCAAAGACACACGGGTACCGATGTTTCTGCAGATTTTCGCCTACTGGGGCATCGCGCTGCCCATTGGCGGCTACCTCGGCTTGATCCTGAATTGGGGGGCACGAGGATTCTGGATCGGCCTGATCTGCGGTTTAAGTAGTGCCGCTGTGTTACTGCTGTGGCGATTACGCGTTATGTTGCGTCGTACGTCTGCAGCAAACGAGAGCAGATGA
- a CDS encoding methyl-accepting chemotaxis protein, whose product MSIQIKLLGSFLLMAILCAVIGGLGIYGINATNSSLAEVSDLRLPSVRSIGLMMEKLNAIKAEERTLAIPDLSVEQRRDAIGSLRQLDQDLDQAMQLYSSLEKNDREAQLWQQVETNLKKWRQRQEEMLHLFGKVNLDHIGTLSSELNQMFMDHFEWVSALGAAIEHEERFTGQIDPTKCNFGKWLLSFETNSPELRKALEEIMPSHEELHDVGAEIDGYLAEGDINEASETYTHIIGPILSVIKDEFVDASNIAKKQSELLNQATEIALGVEREALLAVDSSLDELYKLNNQLTDKARQHALNSASSSKSIAITAIAIGVIMSLGFGFITSQRLAKPLKDAVVMIEELRHGHLDQRLSVRAMDEVGKMAQAMNTFSDNLREEVIAAMEKLAHGDLTFSISPYDNNDQLRTTLKQVGADLTDLITQIQQVADQIGNGAMQIASSSQSLSEGATQQAESLQQITSSMAEMASQTRSNADSAKTASDLSKSAHQAANDGMNQMSAMNEAMDDINESGKNIANIIKVIDEIAFQTNLLALNAAVEAARAGQHGKGFAVVAEEVRNLAARSAKAAQETSTLIENSVSKAHHGQEVAEKTSEALTEIVNRIEKVTGLVGEIAHASQEQAAGIDQINQGLTQIDRVTQQNTASSEESAAASDELSGQANNLRQLLSRFHIKPGSAHQISATRAPMIGYNAADEDDMFEL is encoded by the coding sequence ATGTCAATTCAAATTAAACTTCTCGGTTCATTTTTATTGATGGCCATTTTGTGTGCAGTGATAGGCGGGTTGGGTATTTACGGCATCAATGCAACCAACTCATCTCTCGCCGAAGTCAGCGACCTGCGTCTACCAAGCGTCCGTTCAATCGGCCTGATGATGGAAAAACTCAACGCCATCAAGGCGGAAGAACGCACTCTGGCGATTCCGGATCTCTCGGTGGAACAACGCCGAGATGCTATTGGCTCTTTACGCCAGCTCGATCAGGATCTGGATCAGGCCATGCAACTTTACTCCTCACTGGAAAAGAATGATCGTGAAGCGCAACTCTGGCAACAGGTCGAAACAAACCTCAAAAAATGGCGCCAGCGCCAGGAGGAAATGCTTCACCTGTTTGGAAAAGTCAACCTGGATCACATCGGCACATTGAGCAGCGAACTCAATCAAATGTTTATGGACCATTTCGAATGGGTAAGCGCTCTCGGAGCCGCCATTGAACACGAAGAGCGTTTTACCGGTCAGATCGATCCGACAAAATGTAATTTCGGTAAATGGCTGTTGTCTTTTGAAACCAACAGCCCTGAACTGCGCAAAGCGCTCGAAGAAATCATGCCTTCTCACGAAGAACTGCATGATGTTGGTGCTGAAATTGACGGATATCTTGCCGAAGGCGATATCAACGAAGCGTCCGAAACCTATACCCATATCATCGGCCCGATCCTTTCCGTCATCAAAGACGAATTCGTTGATGCCAGTAACATTGCCAAGAAACAGTCTGAGCTGCTCAATCAAGCTACCGAAATCGCCCTTGGAGTTGAACGTGAGGCGCTGTTGGCGGTGGATAGCAGCCTCGATGAACTTTACAAACTCAATAATCAGCTCACGGATAAAGCCCGGCAGCATGCTCTGAATAGTGCCAGCAGCAGTAAATCCATCGCCATCACAGCCATTGCCATCGGTGTCATCATGTCCCTGGGCTTTGGTTTCATCACCTCACAACGACTCGCCAAGCCGTTGAAAGATGCCGTGGTCATGATTGAGGAGTTGCGTCATGGTCATCTTGATCAGCGCCTGAGCGTTCGCGCCATGGACGAAGTGGGTAAAATGGCTCAAGCCATGAATACATTCTCTGACAACCTGAGAGAGGAAGTCATTGCCGCCATGGAAAAACTGGCGCATGGCGACCTCACTTTCTCCATCTCACCCTATGATAATAACGACCAGCTGCGCACCACGTTGAAACAGGTTGGTGCGGACTTGACGGATCTGATCACCCAGATTCAGCAAGTTGCCGACCAGATCGGCAACGGAGCCATGCAGATTGCCTCCTCCAGCCAGTCGCTGTCAGAAGGCGCCACCCAACAGGCCGAGTCTCTGCAGCAAATCACCAGTTCCATGGCGGAAATGGCCTCGCAAACCCGCAGCAATGCCGACAGCGCGAAAACGGCAAGCGATCTGTCCAAGTCCGCACACCAAGCGGCCAACGACGGGATGAACCAGATGAGCGCCATGAATGAAGCCATGGATGACATCAATGAGTCCGGCAAAAATATCGCCAATATCATTAAGGTCATTGATGAAATCGCCTTCCAGACCAACCTTTTGGCCTTGAATGCCGCAGTCGAGGCCGCGCGTGCCGGGCAGCACGGTAAAGGCTTTGCTGTCGTCGCTGAAGAGGTTCGCAACCTTGCGGCCCGCAGCGCCAAAGCAGCTCAGGAAACCTCAACCTTGATCGAAAACTCTGTCAGCAAAGCGCACCACGGTCAGGAAGTCGCGGAAAAAACCTCTGAAGCACTCACTGAAATTGTCAATCGCATTGAAAAAGTGACCGGCCTTGTCGGCGAAATTGCCCATGCTTCTCAGGAGCAGGCCGCTGGCATCGATCAAATTAATCAGGGGCTGACCCAAATCGACCGTGTGACCCAGCAAAATACAGCCAGCTCCGAAGAGAGCGCCGCAGCATCCGATGAATTGTCGGGTCAGGCCAACAATCTGCGTCAATTGCTCAGTCGTTTCCATATCAAGCCGGGCAGCGCCCACCAGATCAGTGCCACGCGAGCGCCTATGATCGGTTACAACGCTGCTGACGAGGATGACATGTTCGAACTTTGA
- a CDS encoding tetratricopeptide repeat protein: MMENYNQLMQKGISALKHNSPVEALMMFEQADAQHSSPLSRSYLAYCLSKVKDQHQRAISLCQAALREEPHNGVHYLNLGRIYLHADKKAMAMQIFRRGIKLGPNPELLAELKKFERRQPPIFHSLPREHPFNKYSGKFLSLIGFR, translated from the coding sequence ATGATGGAAAACTACAATCAACTCATGCAAAAAGGGATTTCCGCACTCAAACACAACAGTCCGGTCGAAGCACTGATGATGTTTGAACAAGCCGATGCACAACACAGCAGTCCACTCTCGCGCTCCTATCTTGCGTATTGTCTATCAAAAGTCAAGGACCAGCATCAACGAGCGATTTCTCTCTGTCAGGCGGCCTTGCGCGAGGAACCTCACAATGGTGTTCATTATCTCAACCTCGGGCGAATCTATTTGCACGCCGACAAGAAAGCCATGGCCATGCAGATTTTTCGCCGCGGGATAAAACTCGGCCCAAACCCGGAATTATTGGCTGAACTGAAAAAATTTGAACGACGCCAACCGCCTATTTTTCATTCTCTGCCCCGCGAACATCCATTTAACAAATATTCTGGCAAGTTTCTGTCTCTCATCGGCTTCCGCTAG
- the pabB gene encoding aminodeoxychorismate synthase component I produces MFFPVTNRQHPVLSLKDHTSGTWLDFSAVRHYVHCDDSADVVSCLEQVDHWVHRGYFAAGFVSYEAFSAFYSTGSTQRSSSVPLVWFAICESAMPGNGPPEKESWPSLFWRSLCSMDDYRQKIARIKQAIACGETYQVNFTYGLETQVAADFDPWSFFGFLNHRHQGGYGAYLDIGSHVVCSASPELFFSLEGQRITSRPMKGTAERGGNPQDDQQRARELQHSEKNRAENLMIVDMLRNDLGRLAETGSVQVPELYHLEEYPTLWQLTSTVEGRLAQHCGLAEQFRALFPCASITGAPKKKTIEWINRLETRARGVYTGAIGFISPHGRSQFNVAIRTAVYERSCSRLEYGVGGGIVWDSDWRDEWRETRIKARILPGIGDFCLLETLLWRPVGGYRNFAYHLERMERSAREFGIDVDRYVLRQHLIDRAAQHSRRCWRVRCLVNYLGEIRSEFIPFERSSQITALRLGLAAYAVDSQDPWLRHKTDQRQRYETLRAEPCDVDDILMYNERGEVTETTTANIVINRGGRWLTPPENCGLLPGTMRRYLLDHGRIEEQILSVEDLYDADIYLINSLRGWRWARLTEEILPCKKH; encoded by the coding sequence ATGTTTTTTCCTGTAACAAATCGGCAACACCCCGTGCTCTCTTTGAAAGATCATACGTCCGGGACATGGCTTGATTTTTCTGCAGTACGCCATTATGTCCACTGCGACGACAGCGCTGACGTGGTGTCCTGTCTTGAACAGGTGGATCACTGGGTACATCGTGGTTACTTTGCGGCCGGTTTTGTCAGTTATGAAGCGTTTTCAGCGTTTTACTCCACAGGATCGACGCAACGATCCTCTTCTGTCCCACTGGTCTGGTTTGCCATTTGTGAAAGTGCGATGCCCGGCAATGGCCCCCCAGAGAAAGAATCATGGCCATCATTGTTTTGGCGATCTTTGTGCTCTATGGATGACTACCGCCAAAAGATCGCTCGGATTAAACAGGCCATTGCCTGCGGTGAGACCTATCAGGTGAATTTTACCTATGGCCTGGAGACGCAGGTTGCCGCCGATTTTGATCCCTGGTCGTTTTTCGGTTTTCTCAATCATCGTCATCAGGGGGGCTATGGCGCGTATCTCGATATCGGTTCCCATGTCGTCTGCTCGGCGTCTCCTGAATTGTTTTTTTCTCTGGAAGGGCAGCGAATCACCTCGCGACCCATGAAGGGAACGGCTGAACGAGGGGGGAATCCTCAAGACGATCAACAACGCGCCAGGGAACTGCAACACAGTGAAAAAAATCGCGCGGAGAATCTGATGATTGTCGATATGCTGCGTAATGATCTTGGCCGTCTGGCAGAAACCGGCTCGGTTCAGGTGCCTGAGCTTTATCATCTCGAAGAATATCCTACGCTGTGGCAACTCACCAGCACCGTGGAAGGGCGTTTGGCACAACATTGTGGCTTGGCTGAGCAGTTCAGAGCGCTGTTCCCCTGTGCTTCCATTACCGGCGCGCCGAAGAAAAAGACCATTGAGTGGATTAACCGCCTGGAAACGCGGGCTCGTGGAGTTTATACCGGAGCGATTGGTTTTATCAGCCCACATGGTCGCAGTCAGTTTAACGTTGCTATTCGCACGGCTGTTTATGAGCGTTCCTGCAGCCGTCTGGAGTATGGTGTTGGCGGTGGTATCGTCTGGGATTCGGATTGGCGGGATGAGTGGCGCGAAACACGGATCAAAGCTCGGATTCTTCCTGGAATTGGTGATTTCTGCCTGCTGGAGACGTTATTGTGGCGACCGGTTGGGGGCTATCGAAATTTTGCTTATCATCTGGAGAGGATGGAACGCAGTGCTCGTGAGTTCGGTATTGACGTGGATCGTTATGTCCTGCGTCAGCACTTGATTGATCGCGCAGCCCAGCATTCGCGCCGTTGCTGGCGGGTGCGGTGCCTGGTCAACTATCTCGGTGAAATTCGCAGTGAATTTATTCCTTTTGAGCGATCTTCTCAGATAACTGCGCTACGTCTTGGTCTGGCGGCTTACGCCGTTGACAGTCAAGATCCCTGGCTGAGGCATAAAACCGACCAGCGACAGCGATATGAAACGCTTCGCGCCGAACCTTGTGATGTCGATGATATCCTGATGTACAATGAACGGGGTGAAGTGACGGAAACCACCACCGCCAACATCGTTATCAATCGGGGCGGGCGGTGGTTGACACCACCGGAAAACTGCGGTTTATTACCGGGAACCATGCGCCGGTATCTCCTTGATCATGGGAGAATCGAGGAGCAGATTCTGTCCGTTGAAGATCTCTACGATGCCGATATTTATCTCATCAACTCCCTGCGTGGCTGGCGATGGGCACGGTTGACAGAGGAGATATTGCCATGCAAAAAACACTGA
- a CDS encoding DUF2905 domain-containing protein encodes MQKTLIMAGVLLILVGLGWPWLSKMPLGRLPGDIVIDKPGMKVYFPVTTMILVSLLLSLILRFFKK; translated from the coding sequence ATGCAAAAAACACTGATTATGGCAGGCGTGCTGCTGATCCTTGTTGGTCTTGGCTGGCCCTGGCTGAGTAAAATGCCGTTAGGGCGGCTGCCGGGTGATATCGTGATCGACAAACCCGGCATGAAGGTCTACTTTCCCGTAACAACAATGATTCTCGTTAGTCTGCTGTTGTCGTTGATTCTGCGTTTTTTCAAGAAATAG
- a CDS encoding RluA family pseudouridine synthase: MPQFTVQANETPLSPLSFLQRHISAASKSYLRQLLKKGKVTGPRGLVSEQDQLQEGDVLTLPESGRLSELMAAATQSAAPASVFILYESREILIVDKPSGLAVHSSEGHQERNLADQVDALIRSRGESYQVAPIHRLDVETSGPVLFGKGKKACRELGKLFMCHEVEKNYLALVQGYTAGSGVLLTDVPSKGKMKDAQTSFQAVSRCDQASLLRLVLYTGRQHQIRRQLAEIGHPLFGDKRYNGPGIEGLERLFLHCCQLAFVDPFSGALIEINSPLPTDLSACLAVYGLKQSNV, from the coding sequence ATGCCTCAGTTTACCGTTCAAGCGAATGAAACACCTCTTAGCCCGCTGTCTTTTCTTCAGCGCCATATCTCCGCCGCTTCGAAAAGCTATCTGCGCCAATTGCTTAAAAAGGGCAAAGTCACCGGGCCACGTGGTCTGGTCTCTGAACAGGATCAGTTGCAGGAGGGTGATGTCCTGACACTACCAGAGAGTGGACGGTTGTCTGAGTTGATGGCAGCGGCAACACAGTCTGCTGCGCCGGCATCTGTTTTTATCCTTTATGAAAGTCGTGAAATCCTCATTGTCGACAAGCCGAGTGGCCTCGCTGTCCATAGCAGCGAAGGCCATCAAGAGCGCAATCTTGCTGACCAGGTTGACGCATTGATTCGCTCCCGTGGCGAGAGCTATCAGGTGGCACCGATCCATCGCCTGGATGTTGAAACTTCCGGACCGGTGTTGTTCGGTAAAGGAAAGAAAGCCTGTCGTGAACTGGGAAAACTGTTCATGTGCCATGAAGTGGAAAAGAATTATTTGGCTCTGGTCCAGGGGTATACGGCCGGCAGCGGGGTGTTGTTAACTGACGTCCCCAGCAAGGGGAAAATGAAAGATGCACAGACCTCATTTCAGGCGGTCAGCCGCTGTGATCAGGCGTCTTTGCTCCGGCTGGTTCTCTATACCGGACGTCAGCACCAGATCCGTCGTCAACTGGCAGAGATTGGCCATCCTCTTTTTGGCGATAAACGGTACAACGGACCTGGCATAGAGGGTCTGGAGCGGTTATTTCTTCACTGTTGCCAACTGGCGTTTGTCGATCCCTTCAGTGGGGCACTTATTGAAATAAATAGCCCATTGCCGACAGATTTATCGGCGTGCCTTGCCGTTTACGGTCTTAAACAATCAAACGTTTAA
- a CDS encoding methyl-accepting chemotaxis protein: protein MAVFQSMYRSLEQSLFNSLTKKIAGNMLFVLLACVALGGVLYWEQHAVNTAFATLAVTELKARIAEIHGIARLWMFSIILVALLAIVLQILFLRFMIVRPIRQITEIFDEIGHGEGDLSRDIPLVTYDEIRDLGLGYNHFMEKLREIIGRVREQGVQIAVGSASVGKQVKDTTGVSFQQGQLADAIYASSQESTAATSEIADNAQSIQAATSQQLDQARNSLSRLKEAGEHIAVVDEKLTDFVATVQGLDEKSKGIEEVVGLIQSISNQTGLLALNAAVEAARAGEAGRGFAVVAEEVKNLSNQVSVATNNIATTLHDMIAGVRSTQEGTEVISDHINSTKKVVDESCSMFTEMVNDFEQTHDSLHRISASVEELSAASNMVHENISRVKHLSGGVVVAMKDASRYSEQLNGTTQTMQEMVSHFVIGQGSFERILQLARRYREQLQQRIDDMSRQGVHVFDSSYQEIAGTDPVKYSTAYDRKFETLCQPLYDEVVRQVEGGLFCLCVDRNGYAPTHNSFYSRPLTGDRETDLTQSRDKRMFNDPVGLTAARNTGSFLLQTYCRDTGELASDLSLPIQINGQHWGALRVGLRPEALLNAANPSRNF from the coding sequence ATGGCTGTTTTTCAATCAATGTACCGTTCTCTTGAGCAGAGCCTGTTTAATTCCCTGACGAAAAAAATTGCCGGGAATATGTTGTTTGTTCTCCTCGCCTGTGTCGCTCTTGGTGGTGTGCTCTATTGGGAACAACACGCTGTGAACACGGCTTTTGCCACGTTGGCTGTCACTGAGTTGAAAGCACGTATTGCCGAGATTCATGGCATTGCCCGCCTGTGGATGTTCTCCATTATTCTCGTCGCCTTGCTGGCGATTGTCCTGCAGATTCTTTTCCTGCGCTTCATGATTGTCCGACCCATTCGTCAAATTACAGAAATCTTTGACGAAATCGGTCACGGCGAAGGCGATCTGTCACGTGACATTCCGCTGGTGACCTATGACGAGATTCGTGATCTCGGCCTTGGATACAATCATTTCATGGAGAAGTTGCGCGAAATTATCGGCCGGGTCCGTGAACAGGGGGTTCAAATTGCCGTCGGTTCGGCATCCGTGGGGAAACAGGTCAAAGATACAACCGGGGTTTCGTTTCAACAGGGGCAGCTGGCGGATGCCATCTATGCCAGCAGTCAGGAGAGTACTGCGGCAACCAGCGAGATTGCCGATAATGCCCAAAGTATTCAGGCCGCGACATCTCAGCAGCTGGACCAGGCGCGGAATTCTCTGAGCCGCTTGAAGGAAGCTGGAGAGCATATTGCTGTGGTCGATGAAAAATTGACTGACTTTGTTGCCACGGTTCAGGGGCTGGACGAAAAATCCAAGGGCATTGAGGAAGTCGTTGGTCTGATCCAAAGCATTTCAAATCAGACGGGCTTGTTGGCACTCAATGCGGCCGTTGAAGCGGCGCGTGCCGGTGAAGCGGGGCGTGGTTTTGCCGTGGTGGCCGAAGAAGTGAAGAACCTGTCAAATCAGGTCAGTGTCGCGACAAATAATATTGCCACGACCTTGCACGATATGATTGCCGGAGTGCGTTCGACCCAGGAGGGGACTGAGGTCATCTCCGATCACATCAATTCGACTAAAAAGGTGGTGGACGAATCCTGTAGCATGTTCACCGAGATGGTCAACGACTTTGAACAAACTCACGATAGCCTGCATCGGATCAGTGCCTCGGTGGAAGAACTGTCTGCCGCATCCAATATGGTGCATGAAAATATCAGCCGAGTGAAACATCTCAGTGGCGGTGTGGTCGTCGCCATGAAAGATGCCAGCCGCTATTCCGAACAGTTGAATGGCACCACCCAGACGATGCAGGAGATGGTGTCACACTTTGTCATCGGGCAGGGATCCTTCGAACGCATTCTGCAACTGGCACGGCGTTACCGTGAGCAACTCCAGCAACGGATTGACGACATGTCCCGCCAGGGTGTTCATGTGTTCGACAGCAGTTACCAAGAGATTGCCGGGACCGATCCGGTCAAATATTCCACCGCCTATGACCGAAAGTTCGAAACCCTCTGTCAACCGCTTTATGATGAAGTGGTGCGACAGGTAGAGGGAGGATTGTTCTGTCTGTGCGTAGACCGTAACGGTTATGCCCCAACCCATAACAGTTTCTACTCACGCCCGTTAACCGGCGACCGTGAAACCGATCTGACCCAGAGCCGTGACAAACGGATGTTCAATGATCCGGTCGGCTTGACCGCCGCCCGCAATACGGGCAGCTTTCTGTTGCAGACCTATTGTCGCGATACCGGTGAATTGGCCAGCGATTTGTCGTTGCCGATTCAAATCAATGGCCAGCATTGGGGGGCGCTTCGTGTTGGGCTCAGGCCTGAGGCGTTGTTGAATGCCGCCAATCCGTCGCGTAATTTTTGA
- a CDS encoding RidA family protein — MTLQRKNYATLDEPVGPYVHAVRHGNTLYLSGITAFGTSAQTDTIEEQAKEIFRQIQEIAKAEGSDLENIIKITAFVTELDRMDELRRTLFDIYGQNLPASSLIRIAGLFADNLKIEIEAIIAVMD, encoded by the coding sequence ATGACATTACAAAGAAAGAATTACGCAACCCTGGATGAGCCTGTTGGCCCTTATGTTCATGCCGTAAGACATGGCAACACTTTATATTTGTCTGGAATCACGGCATTTGGCACCAGTGCTCAAACGGATACAATCGAAGAACAGGCAAAAGAAATATTTAGACAGATTCAGGAAATAGCAAAGGCGGAGGGCAGCGATTTAGAGAATATTATTAAAATAACCGCTTTTGTGACTGAATTAGACCGTATGGACGAGCTTCGACGGACGTTGTTTGATATTTATGGGCAAAATCTTCCTGCCAGCTCTCTCATTCGTATCGCCGGGCTCTTTGCTGATAACTTAAAAATTGAAATTGAAGCTATCATTGCGGTTATGGATTAA